The following coding sequences are from one Candidatus Rokuibacteriota bacterium window:
- a CDS encoding carboxymuconolactone decarboxylase family protein → MARLPSITSKDQVPPKDHAIVDGIVQSRGALQGPFTMFLHCPELAGRLAHLGAFVRFEGSLDMRVRVLAAMTVARELDAVYVWGAQTGGARRLGVSETTITAIREKHARGIPPEDAQIVEFTRELIRKHRVDDATFKALRTRLGDDGLI, encoded by the coding sequence ATGGCAAGGCTACCGTCCATCACCAGCAAGGACCAGGTCCCTCCCAAAGACCACGCGATCGTGGACGGTATCGTCCAGAGCCGTGGCGCGTTGCAGGGGCCGTTCACGATGTTCCTCCACTGCCCGGAGCTGGCCGGCCGCCTCGCGCATCTGGGCGCCTTCGTCCGCTTCGAGGGCTCGCTCGACATGCGGGTGCGCGTGCTCGCGGCGATGACCGTGGCGCGGGAGCTCGACGCGGTCTACGTGTGGGGCGCGCAGACGGGGGGCGCCCGACGGCTCGGCGTGTCGGAGACCACCATCACGGCCATCCGCGAGAAGCACGCGCGCGGCATCCCGCCGGAGGACGCCCAGATCGTGGAGTTCACGCGCGAGCTCATCCGCAAGCATCGGGTTGACGACGCGACGTTCAAGGCGCTCCGGACACGGCTCGGCGATGACGGACTCATCC